CGCGGTGAGCGGCTACACCATGCCCCCCTTCAGCGGCACCGACGTGAGGATTTTCCCGCCCTTCTTTGCGAGCGATAAGATGTACCGGGGGCACGGCAGGGACTGGAGGAAAGACCTCTGGGTTCTCAATTCGGCGCTCTACCTCTACGAGGAGTGCAAGCCCGATCTGCTCCTCGTTCACTTCGCCTCGATCGACGGCATGCAGCACGACCACGGCCCGCTCAGCGAGGGGGCGATGAAGGCCGTTGAGACCGTCGATACCGCCGTAAGAACCCTCTGGGAGAGGCTGAAGGACGAGTACGCCTTCATAATCTTCGCGGACCACGGTCAGGAGGAGGTACACACGTGGGTGAACCTTAGGATTTACCTCAGGAAGCACGGGATCGAAACGCTCAGGGTTTCTTCAGGTGGCGGCGTTCACGTTTACCTCAAAGACCCCAACCAGGGCGAGGAAGCCTTTGAAGTCCTCAGGAGGGCGCCCGGAGTTAGAGACGTCTTCTTCCGGGAGGAGCTTCCCCACCTGGACACCCCCAACAGCGGCGAGCTGGTGGTCTCGGCGAAGCCCGGCTACTGGTTCTGCTCCCACAGGATGTGCAAGGGCATAAAGGGCGTCAGCCACTGGGTTAAGGGAATGCACGGCTCGATGAACGAGCCGGTGGTGAAGGTACCTCTCATACTGTGGGGCTTTGAGAACGTTGAGCTTGAGGAGCCGAGCCTGATGGACATAGCTCCGACGGTTCTGAGCTTCTTTGGCGTTGAGAAGCCGGCCAATATGGTGGGGAAGAGCTTGCTGAAGAGCTGAACGCCTTCGCATCACTGGGTTCTACAGCCAACGGTGTCTGTTGTGGTGAATAAACCCAATCTCGTAAATTGTAAACTGGAATCGGATAGCTTAAATATGAATCCAAACTCATATATACTTTGGAAGCCTAAAACAGAGTGGGAATAACTCTTCTTAAATCGATATCTCCCGGGAGATGGTTTTATGAAAAAGCACGCTGAGTATTTGGTTGTCGGTTCTGGGGCCGGTGGGGCCACCCTAGCGAGGGAGCTAAGCAGGGAGGGAAAGGACGTTCTAATCGTTGAGGCCGGAAAGTACGAGGGGCACGTTGGGACTTTCAGGGACTCGCTCAGGTAC
This window of the Thermococcus siculi genome carries:
- a CDS encoding alkaline phosphatase family protein; the protein is MRKKLALISLDGNGVYNFDHMPFLNELAESGEFAVVDSIFPTLTDLVHTSVMTGVWPKDHGVVENGYYDRLSDRKVNFYDYEVAFNPHKVIKAPTIVDILRGKGVRTAAVSGYTMPPFSGTDVRIFPPFFASDKMYRGHGRDWRKDLWVLNSALYLYEECKPDLLLVHFASIDGMQHDHGPLSEGAMKAVETVDTAVRTLWERLKDEYAFIIFADHGQEEVHTWVNLRIYLRKHGIETLRVSSGGGVHVYLKDPNQGEEAFEVLRRAPGVRDVFFREELPHLDTPNSGELVVSAKPGYWFCSHRMCKGIKGVSHWVKGMHGSMNEPVVKVPLILWGFENVELEEPSLMDIAPTVLSFFGVEKPANMVGKSLLKS